A region from the Parabacteroides sp. FAFU027 genome encodes:
- the rseP gene encoding RIP metalloprotease RseP, which yields MESFLIKALQLICSLSILVIVHEFGHFIFARIFKVRVEKFYLFFNPWFSLFKFKPKNSETEYGVGWLPLGGYVKIAGMIDESMDKEQMALPAQPFEFRSKPAGQRLMIMVAGVVMNFLLAIFLYAMISFTWGDKYVPLKNARLGMEFSETAQRIGFHDGDILLSTDKKELERFDADILSDISKAKQVNVLRNGQVVSVAIPADFMQQLLRDKKGFALMRIPMVVKRIMSGKPAEKAGIQERDSITSVNGVKTVTAFAAMDALYKNQNKPIKLGFYRNGKEHQVIITPDSKGKIGIELMAETDIYSPKIKSYGFFESIPAGINKGVGKLTGYASSMKYVFTKEGASSLGGFGTLGSIFPSQWNWLGFWEITAFLSVILAFMNILPIPALDGGHVLFLLYEVITGRKPSDKFLEYAQIAGMVLLFSLLIYANGNDLFRFFAK from the coding sequence ATGGAGTCATTTTTGATCAAAGCTTTACAGCTTATATGCAGCCTTTCGATACTGGTGATCGTACACGAATTCGGGCACTTTATCTTTGCCCGGATCTTCAAAGTCCGTGTCGAAAAGTTCTATCTCTTTTTCAATCCCTGGTTCAGTCTCTTCAAATTCAAACCTAAAAACAGTGAAACCGAATACGGAGTGGGCTGGCTTCCGTTGGGTGGTTATGTAAAAATTGCAGGGATGATCGACGAGTCGATGGACAAAGAACAGATGGCGTTGCCCGCCCAGCCTTTCGAGTTCCGTTCCAAACCTGCCGGGCAGCGATTGATGATCATGGTGGCCGGTGTGGTGATGAACTTCCTGTTGGCGATTTTTCTTTATGCCATGATCTCATTTACCTGGGGCGACAAATACGTTCCGTTGAAAAATGCCAGACTGGGTATGGAGTTCAGCGAAACAGCACAACGCATCGGATTTCATGATGGGGATATCCTGCTGAGTACCGACAAAAAAGAGCTGGAGCGTTTTGACGCTGACATCCTGTCGGATATTTCAAAAGCGAAACAGGTAAACGTTTTGCGTAACGGACAGGTGGTTTCAGTGGCTATTCCGGCAGACTTTATGCAACAGTTGTTGCGCGACAAGAAAGGATTTGCACTGATGCGTATTCCGATGGTAGTAAAACGCATCATGTCTGGCAAACCTGCTGAAAAAGCCGGCATTCAGGAAAGAGACAGTATCACGTCCGTGAATGGAGTGAAAACAGTTACAGCATTTGCTGCAATGGATGCCCTCTACAAAAACCAGAACAAACCGATCAAACTGGGATTCTACCGCAACGGCAAAGAGCATCAGGTGATTATTACTCCAGACTCAAAAGGTAAAATCGGTATTGAGCTAATGGCTGAAACCGATATTTACTCACCGAAAATCAAAAGTTACGGTTTCTTCGAATCCATCCCGGCGGGCATCAACAAAGGTGTAGGTAAACTGACCGGATATGCCAGCAGCATGAAATATGTATTTACTAAAGAAGGAGCCAGCAGCCTCGGCGGATTTGGAACTCTGGGTAGCATCTTCCCTTCGCAGTGGAACTGGTTGGGCTTCTGGGAGATCACCGCATTCCTATCGGTTATTCTTGCCTTTATGAATATCCTGCCTATTCCAGCTCTGGACGGTGGTCATGTATTGTTCCTCTTGTACGAGGTAATTACCGGTAGAAAACCTAGCGACAAATTTCTTGAATACGCTCAAATCGCCGGTATGGTATTGTTGTTCAGCTTACTGATCTATGCAAATGGAAACGATCTCTTCCGCTTTTTTGCGAAATAA